The following nucleotide sequence is from Anaerohalosphaeraceae bacterium.
TTTCCATAAGCCCAGTTTTCAGAAGCAGATGCGGCTTCGAGCAGGTGGGCCGTTAAGGCGGTGGTTGTGCTTTTGCCGTTGGAGCCGGTAATGGCGGCAATCCGGGCGGGGCATCGCTCAAAAAACAACTCTACCTGCGAGGTGATGACGGCCCCGGCTTGGCGGGCAATCTGAAGGAAAGGATTCTCCGGCGGCACGGCGGGGTTGACAATCACCACGTCGGCCGTGCGGAAATCCTCTTCCAAATGGCCGCCCAGATGCCAGACAATCGGCAGGAAACGCAGGGAATCGATGGTCTCGCGCAGTTTGGCCTCATCAGCAAGATCCGTGACCGTAACGCGTCCCCCCTGTTCACAGGCAAAACGGACGCTGTCCTGTCCGCCGCCGAACGAACCTAACCCCATAACAACAACACGTTTGTCTTTCAATTCAATCACAAAAGATATCCCTTTCTTTTCAAAAACGGGCCTTAAAGATACCATCGGACAAACCGGGTTGAAAATGAAAAAATGGGGCTTGAAGAAAAGCCGCCTTCAAGAGACAATGCCGCAAGATGTTTTGCCAGCAAGAGTAAGAGGAAACCAGAAATGCGAGTGAAACCGAGAACCGATGAGTTTCCGGCTCCGGAAGTAAAAACCTTTCCGGACTGCACCAAAATCCAAACCCATACCATCACCATCGTTCCTCGCTATTGTGAGACGGACCAGTCGGGGGTTATTCACCATACGGTTTATCCGGTATGGTTTGAGATGGGGCGGACGGAACTGCTGCGGGCAAATGGCCTTGCCTACAGCGATTTGGAAAAGAACGGGATTTATTTTGTTGTGGCGGAACTGAACGTAAAGTACCGCCGGCCTGCGTTTTATGATGAGAAACTGGATTTAATTACCACCTGCACCCGGATTACCAGTGCCCGGGTGGAGCACAGCTATCGGCTGGTTCGGCAAAGCACAGGGGTCCTGCTGGCCGAGGGCACCAGCATCCTGGCATGTGTGGACAAAGACGGAAAACCTCGCCGGATGCCGTCATTTATGTATCCGGAAGAAGAACCCGAAGAAAAATCTTAAAAAATTTTTTAAGAAAACAAGCGAAACGTCTTATAAAAAGCCGGATATTAACATACAGGCCCATATTTTAAACAAACGGACTGATTTTCTTAACTTCTTCTTAAACTTTTCTTGAAAACCAACCCGCATTCTGCTATACTCACGCTTGTATAACAAGTCAGGAACTGGGGGAAAACAGATGACCATAAGCACAAGAAAAGTTGAGCTGGTTTTGGCGGTTGAGGGCGGACGCGGGCCGCCGGAAACACAACTGGAACGTTCGTTTGGGCGTAGGCGGCAGGATTTCTTAAATTTCTTAACCCTTATTCCCGTGATTCTTATGACAAAAACTTGCACTCATTCAGGTCCGTTTCCGTTTCGAGCACCTCTTCCGCTGCCTGCCCTTTCCGGCCGCGACCCGCCGCTTCCAGAAACAGCTGTGAGCACCGAGCGTTCGATTTGGAAGCGGCGGATTTATTTTGTATGCTTTTCATAGACGAGGAAACGAGGTCAAGAACGATAACGCAGAAAAGGATGGGATTATGCCGCTCAAAGAAGACATCATTGACCCGTACCCGCACACGGGAGAATCGGAGGCGAAGGGACGAGGCCCGCCGGAAGGAGAAATGAGAAAAAGGATTTTAAGAAAGACCGCGAATTGCTCTGAAAAAGCCCGCTGAAAAACCGCATCATTTTCGAATTGAAAATAAAGAAAGCAGACCTCAAAAGGTGTTCTGCTTTTTTTGTTTTTTAAAAAGAACTCAAGAAGAAGGGGAATAAAAAATCAGGGGGAGATTGCCTGATTCTCGAAACAAGAACAGCGGAAATTGGGTTGAAAAAGGAGACGGAATAATTATGAAAAAACCACGGATTTACACAGATTGACATACCTTTTCCTCAAAACAAACTTCATTTGGAGCAGTAGTTACTGCGTGGGTAATTGCAGATACTTTTTCTGTATTGATTGTATGTTGGAAAGAAGAGTCATGGAGTTTTGACGGATGACAATAAAAAGAATAAAAATCACCGTAAAGCAGATTCCATTATACTTTGACAGTGTAGGACAGAACCCTCTATAATTACTACAGCCCATTTCATAACCTCCAAAAAGGGCGTTTTAACACTGAAAACGAACCATATAGAAGGTTATGAAATGGCTTGTAATACATCTCGACAAGGCTACTTACCGGAAACAGAAAATAATGCATAAACATTTTTGTTGTGGTTATGAAAAAAAGCAAAGATAAATTAAGTCGCTATTGTGCTCTCATGGAGGAAATAAAAAAACGAGATACTGTAATACGTGGTTTCTTAATGGGTGGATGTTATACTCCGTATCGTGCAACCAGTTTGGAATGCATGTATTTTCAATTAAGAAAAATTATCGAGTTAATTGCTCTCGCTTCCCTTGTTGCCAATGAAAAAGAGTACTCAAGACAATTCAAAGACTTTCATAAACATTGGAATGCCCGCGATATCCTTAAGAAACTTGAGAAAATCAATCCAAATTTTTATCCAGAACCAATAAAAGAGATTCCTGTTCCCGATTCAAAAACTGAGTGGGTCGCCATTCAAGATGGTTATCTTACAAAAGAAGATTTTATTCGTGTTTATGCCCAATGTAGTAAAATTGTGCATGCAGACAATCCGTTTGGTACCAAAACTGATTATGATTATTACGAAAAACAAATAACAATCTGGCTTGGCAAAATTGTAAATCTGCTGAATTGTCACCTTCTACATTTAGTGAATGACCCTAACGTTTATCTGATTCATATGAAGGAACAAAGAGACGATAAGGTTCATGCCTATACGTTTGCTCCTGTGAAGTCCACAAGAAAAAAATCTTAAGAGAAAAACAAGATATTAAAACCTCCTTAGATGACGTTTCCTTCAAACGAGGCATAGGAGTCAGCGACCCGCAAGATTGTAATCGACACAAAATACTACCGGGACGCATTAGAAATCCACTATGACCGGGAAAAGATTCGCTCGGCCAATCTTTATCAATTGTTTGCCTACGTGAAGAATCTGGAAAGCCGGGGCGGGGTGAACCAGACCTGCGAAGGGATGCTTCTGTATCCGACAGTCCGGCAGGAACTGGACGAGGAATGCACCATCGGGGGACATCGGATTGCCTTCAGGACCATCAATCTGAATCAGGATTGGCGGCAGATTCACCGGGATTTGCTGAACATCATTCAAGAAAGTCCCACGCCGGTCTCCACCGGTAGATAATTCCCGCCGTCGAAAAACAAGACATACAAGGTCTGTTAGGCCCCAGAAAATCTTTTTGTTGTCTTCCGGGTCAGAAATCAGGCCGACGGGAGAGCATATTCCTTGCAAAATACCGGTATTTTTCTATAATGCAACAGCCAAAACTGAACCGGAAAGGTAGGGAATTCGTAGGAACAGGCCGAGTGGCGGAAAGGCAGACGCTGGGGACTTAAAATCCCCTGCCCGTTTTGGGCGTATGGGTTCGACTCCCATCTCGGCCACTGCGGCCGTGGAAGGTCTGCCGACGGCCGAGGCGTAAGTGAAACCCTAACCCATCGGGAGAAATGAACATGGCGGAAACAAAGAAAATTCAATTGCAGGACGTGGAGCGGCCAAACCTGTATCGGGAATTTTTTCCTTATACAGAGTTTCCGAAACTGGAGTTCGAAGAAGCCACTGTCCCGATGGAGATTCCGGAGGACTTCTGGATTACGGATACGACCTTCCGGGACGGCCAGCAGGCCCGCGCTCCCTATTCGCCGGAACAAATCGCCCGAATTTATGAGTTTTTTCATCAAATCAACGGAGAAACAGGGCTGATTCGGCAGTGTGAGTTTTTCCTGTACTCAGACCGGGACCGCAAGGCGGTGCAGCTCTGTCAGGAAAAGGGATATCGCTATCCGGAGGTGACCGGCTGGATTCGGGCCACCGCAGCGGACTTTAAGTATGTCACCCAGCTGGGTCTCAAAGAGACCGGAATTTTAACCAGCGCCAGCGATTATCACATCTTTCTGAAGCTGAAGATGACGCGTTCGCAGGCAATGCAGGCCTATCTGGACATTGTAAAGGCGGCGCTGGACAACGGGATTCTGCCGCGGTGTCACTTTGAGGACATCACCCGGGCGGATTTTGACGGGTTTGTCCTGCCGTTTGCGGCGGAACTGCTGAAACTTTCGCAGCAGTACAACTGCCCCGTAAAGATGCGTCTGTGTGATACGCTGGGGTTTGCGGTGCCCTATCCGAATGCAAAGCTGCCGCGTTCGCTGCCGAAACTGGTGGCGGGACTGCGCCGGCTGGGGGTGCCGTCGGCCTGGCTCGAATGGCATGGACACAACGACTTCCACAAGGTGGAAATCAATGCAGCGACGGCCTGGCTGTACGGGTGCAGTGCCGCCAACTGCGCGATTTTCGGCGTAGGGGAGCGGACGGGCAACCCGCCGCTGGAGGCACTGGTGATTGAGCATGCGCAGCTGGCGGGCACAAATCCGAAAATCAACTATGCCGCCATCACCGAACTGGCCCAGTACGCCCAAAAGGAACTCGGATTCCATCTGCCGGCCAATTATCCGCTGGTGGGACGCGATTTCAACGTAACGCGGGCGGGGATTCACGCAGACGGCCTCTTGAAGAATGAGGAAATCTATAACTGCTTCGACACGCTCAAACTGCTCAAGCGTCCGGTAGGTGTGGCGATTACGGACAAATCGGGAGCCGCGGGCATTAAGCACTGGATTGAGTCTCGCTATCAGATTGACATTCCCAAGCATGACCCGCGTGTAACGGCGATTAAGAACAAAATCGACGAAGAATACAGTGCAGACCGGATGTCTGCGATTTCGGACGAAGAGATGGAGGCGTGGGTTCGTCAGGTGTTCGGCAATCAGCTGCCGCCGGAGAGGTGAGGGGTTTGGCGGGACGAGCGGTTCAGGCGATTTTGTTTGATTTGGGCGAGACGCTGCTGCTGTTCGGGCGTCTGGAGACCGGCAGGCTTTTTGAGCAGGCGTCCCGCTTTTCGTATGAGTATCTGAAGCAGCGGGGCCAGCCGGTCGGCCGTTTCGGCATCTATCGGCTTTGGAACCTTCTGGGCATTCGTCTGCACCTGCTGTATTCGTTCCTGACCGGAACTGACTTTGATTCCCTTTCCCTCCTGAAAGAGTACGGGCGGAAAAAGGGCTTTACGCTTACGGAGGAGGAATGGGAGGAGCTGAACTGGCAGTGGTATCGTCCGCTGGCGGAAAAAGGACAGATTGAGCCGCAGACGCACTCGACCCTTCAGACCCTGCGGGACATGGGACTTCGGCTGGGGATTTTGTCCAATACGTTCGTGCACGGCAGCACCCTGGACCGCCATTTGCGGCAGGTTGGGCTGCTGGACTTTTTCGACCTTCGTCTGTATTCCTACCAGTTCTCCTTCCGCAAACCGGACCCGCGGATATTCCTGGAAGCCGCCCGACGCCTGCAGGCGGAAGCAAACCGAACCGTCTTTGTCGGGGACCGGATGGACAAGGATGTGCGGGGGGCCCTGCGGGCGGGGATGATTCCCGTCCTGAAAGACGCCTACACAAACCGAAAAAAAAGAGTGCCGGAAGGCGTTTTTCGGATACAATATCTGTCGGAACTGCCGGAGTTAATCAAACGACTGAACGAGGATAAACTGTGAGGCAAGCCCAGGCATATCAAAAATGCATCAATCCCCGCTGCGGGACGGAATTTGACCGGATGGAGATTTTGTTTGAATGTCCCCGGTGCGGCGACCTGCTGGATGTCTGTTATCGGTGGGACAAGCTGCCGGTGCCGAAAAAACTCAGCGATTTTTCCCAAAAATGGGCCGACCGGCAAAATCCGCTGAACTTCTCGGGGGTGTGGCGGTTTGGAGAGCTGCTGCCGTTCTGTGAGGAAAAATACCGCGTGACCATCGGTGAGGGCCAGACGGTTCTTCAGCAATGCTGCGGTTTGGCGGCGGAGTTAGGGATGCGGCCGGATGTTCTGTATCTGCAATACGAAGGGCTCAATCCGTCCGGGTCGTTTAAGGACAACGGAATGGCGGCGGCCTACAGCCATGCTCGGATGGTCGGTGCGACCGCCAGTGCGTGTGCTTCCACGGGCAATACGTCGGCTTCGATGGCCCTGTATTCTCACAGCTGCGGTCTGAAGGCGACGGTGTTCATCGGCGAGGGAAAAATTGCCTTCGGAAAACTCAGCCAGGCGATGGATTACGGGGCTTATACGCTGCAGATTGCCGGGGACTTTGACGACTGCATGCGGCAGGTGCAGGAGGTTTGCCGGCAGCTGAAGATTTATCTGGTCAATTCGCTCAACCCGTTCCGGCTGGAGGGCCAGAAGACGATTATGTACCGGATTCTGGAGCAGATGGGCTGGGAGGTGCCGGACTGGATTGTGGTGCCCGGGGGCAATCTGGGCAATTCGAGCTCCTTCGGAAAGGCGTTTGCGGAATTGAAGGAATTGGGGCTGATTCAACGGATTCCGCGGCTGGCGGTGATTAATGCATCCGGAGCGGATACGCTGAGCGAAC
It contains:
- a CDS encoding thioesterase family protein, coding for MRVKPRTDEFPAPEVKTFPDCTKIQTHTITIVPRYCETDQSGVIHHTVYPVWFEMGRTELLRANGLAYSDLEKNGIYFVVAELNVKYRRPAFYDEKLDLITTCTRITSARVEHSYRLVRQSTGVLLAEGTSILACVDKDGKPRRMPSFMYPEEEPEEKS
- a CDS encoding HAD family hydrolase, whose product is MAGRAVQAILFDLGETLLLFGRLETGRLFEQASRFSYEYLKQRGQPVGRFGIYRLWNLLGIRLHLLYSFLTGTDFDSLSLLKEYGRKKGFTLTEEEWEELNWQWYRPLAEKGQIEPQTHSTLQTLRDMGLRLGILSNTFVHGSTLDRHLRQVGLLDFFDLRLYSYQFSFRKPDPRIFLEAARRLQAEANRTVFVGDRMDKDVRGALRAGMIPVLKDAYTNRKKRVPEGVFRIQYLSELPELIKRLNEDKL
- the thrC gene encoding threonine synthase produces the protein MRQAQAYQKCINPRCGTEFDRMEILFECPRCGDLLDVCYRWDKLPVPKKLSDFSQKWADRQNPLNFSGVWRFGELLPFCEEKYRVTIGEGQTVLQQCCGLAAELGMRPDVLYLQYEGLNPSGSFKDNGMAAAYSHARMVGATASACASTGNTSASMALYSHSCGLKATVFIGEGKIAFGKLSQAMDYGAYTLQIAGDFDDCMRQVQEVCRQLKIYLVNSLNPFRLEGQKTIMYRILEQMGWEVPDWIVVPGGNLGNSSSFGKAFAELKELGLIQRIPRLAVINASGADTLSELYNQRGLRWNNGHVDQELIADYYSELDAKQYRPNTIASAIEISRPVNLKKCIRALDVCNGVVRTVSDEEILDAKAQIGKYGLGCEPASAATVAGLKHLLADGTIGRDERVVCVLTGHLLKDPNATVNYHSQMKRPFSNPPVQVPNDLEKIIALMKA